A segment of the Streptomyces pactum genome:
CCGGAACGGGCACTGGGGAAGGAGGTGGCCGGGCTCGTGCGGGTCGGTGAACCACAGGTACCCGGTGCCCGCGGCGCCCGCGACGAGCACCGCGAGGGGTGCCGCCGCCGGATGCCACGGCGGGCGCCGCCCTCCGGCCGGCGCGCGACGGGCCGCGTCAGCCACGCAGGATCCGCCCCTGTTCGTCCGTGCGGTCGTTGCTGACGAGGTACATGATGCCGTCGATCAGCGCCCAGAATCCGAGCCCGCCGCAGGTGAGCAACTGGGCTATGCCGACGCCGACGTTGCCGACGTAGAAGCGGCCGATGCCGAAGCTGCCGAGGAAGAGCTGGAGTACGCCGGTGACGATCTTCGACTTGTCGGAGTAAGGGCGCCCGTAGGGGTCGTAGCCGTAGGGCGCGTTGGGGTCGGGGGCGTAGTAGCCGGGCGCCTGCTGGTACCCGGGCGCCTGGTAGCCGCCGGGGGGCTGCTGATAGCCGGGCTGCTGGTGGCCACCCTGCGGGTAGCCGTAGGGACCGGCCTGGCCGGCCGCGCCGGGACCCTGGTTCGGGTAGCCGTATCCGGGCGGCTGGGACGGCTGCTGCGGCTGCTCGCTCACGGTGGTGTCACTCCTGGAAAGTACGGGAAACTGCGGGTCATACTGTAGGACTCGGCGCGCAAAGAGAAGTCGGGCCCCGGGACCGGCCGTCCGCCCGGGCGAGTGACCCCGCCACCGCCCCGCCCGCCGCTTCCGGCCGCTTCGCCGCGCACACACCTAATGTGACGTCATGTCAGATCATGAGTCGTACGAACTGCTCGGGTTCGACAACGTGCTGCTGCCCGTGGGGGATCTCGCCGAGGCCGTCGGCTTCTACGAGCGGGCCGGCTTTCCGGTCGCCTTCCGGCTCGACGAGGCCGGGATCGCGCTGCTGAAGGCAGGGGGCGAGACGCCGGGCATCCTGCTGCGGGTGGAGGAGGAGTTCGGCCGGCGGCCTCCGCCGTGGCCCTCCGCGCGGGTGTGGCTCGAGGTGGCCGACGCCCGTACGGCGGCCCGGGCGCTGCGCGACGCGGGGGTGGCGCCGCTCGACGAGCCGTTTGCGGGCGCCACCGGCTGGACCGTCGAGTTCGCCGACCCGTGGGGCAACGTCATCGGGCTCACGGACTACTGCAAGCGTCCGGAGCTCGGCCGCCGTCCGTAGTCGGGTGACGCGGACCACTCCTCCGTTGAGTTGAACATGTTCAAAAGCAGGTCTACAGTCTTCCCCGTCAGCGTTTTGAACGCGTTCAAGAAGGGGTGGGGCATGGACCGCACCGTCATCGCCTACGTCATCTACCTGCTGGTCAGCATCGGCCTGACCATCTGGGTGGCCCGCACGCTCAGCCGCAACGGCAGGGTCTTCCTCGCCGACGTACTGCACGGCAACGAGAAGCTCGCCGACGCCGTCAACCACCTCCTGGTGGTCGGCTTCTACCTCGTCAACCTCGGCTTCGTCGCCCTCTACCTGAGCGGTGACGAGACCATCGTCGACACCCGCGGCGTCTTCGAGACCCTGTCGACCAAGCTGGGCGTGGTGCTGCTGGTGCTCGGCGTGATGCACCTGGGCAACGTGTACGTGCTCAACAAGATCCGGCGGCGCGGGATGATGGAGCGGGAGCAGGTG
Coding sequences within it:
- a CDS encoding TM2 domain-containing protein; translated protein: MSEQPQQPSQPPGYGYPNQGPGAAGQAGPYGYPQGGHQQPGYQQPPGGYQAPGYQQAPGYYAPDPNAPYGYDPYGRPYSDKSKIVTGVLQLFLGSFGIGRFYVGNVGVGIAQLLTCGGLGFWALIDGIMYLVSNDRTDEQGRILRG
- a CDS encoding VOC family protein, encoding MSDHESYELLGFDNVLLPVGDLAEAVGFYERAGFPVAFRLDEAGIALLKAGGETPGILLRVEEEFGRRPPPWPSARVWLEVADARTAARALRDAGVAPLDEPFAGATGWTVEFADPWGNVIGLTDYCKRPELGRRP